A stretch of the Aegilops tauschii subsp. strangulata cultivar AL8/78 chromosome 4, Aet v6.0, whole genome shotgun sequence genome encodes the following:
- the LOC109754792 gene encoding cortical cell-delineating protein-like: MAPSTKLFLLLLGLNLMVTFVYGGCGPHCLTPTPPSPPSTNGGTCPIDTLKLGVCANVLNLVKLGLGVPPNERCCPLLAGLADLDAAVCLCTAIRAKVLGVINLNVPVDLVLLLNQCHKTCPL; this comes from the coding sequence ATGGCGCCATCGACCAAGCTCTTCCTCCTACTCCTCGGCCTAAACTTGATGGTCACCTTTGTGTATGGTGGCTGCGGACCCCACTGCCTGACCCCGACCCCACCATCGCCTCCATCGACCAACGGCGGCACGTGCCCGATTGACACGCTGAAGCTGGGCGTGTGTGCCAACGTGCTGAACCTGGTGAAGCTCGGGCTCGGCGTGCCGCCCAACGAGCGGTGCTGCCCGCTGCTGGCCGGTCTGGCCGACCTTGACGCCGCTGTGTGCCTCTGCACCGCCATCAGGGCCAAGGTCCTCGGCGTCATCAACCTCAACGTCCCCGTCGACCTCGTCCTCCTACTCAACCAGTGCCACAAGACCTGCCCGCTCTGA